The proteins below come from a single Drosophila teissieri strain GT53w chromosome 3L, Prin_Dtei_1.1, whole genome shotgun sequence genomic window:
- the LOC122616710 gene encoding uncharacterized protein LOC122616710: METIGADDYTAAELRNWCEKLSMQKSGNKATLAARLNGVPPEARGVCPVTGELEGEIANNDLEHEIVGESAPEVDMESPRSMIEDAAAGVVPPSSEHCTNAESMNVHDDARPSTSTNHRDSELAREEHFPEVSTQFDAMQRQLRLLQLENEMLKLESARRHNAATSGHNKATPLIRSSVAKPNQHKDATQDQEVAGGDARSEEAFVNKQTLLAMAKEMIPIFDGASNNKLNVSTWVAQLNAVSKMFKLSDDVIRMLVMSKLKDHAQIWLHSSERLLTLPVQELLFQLGEAFHGKESKIISRRKFQERKWKPSEDFSTYFKEKTLLATQIRIDDEELIDNIIEGIPDSLLRQQAHMHCFNSSAQMLHAFAKVSLRKPLLSPAGRVKVSFDKEPGSAPPKRCFNCNAVGHFAADCRKPKREYGACYACGSKDHLVYNCTERKFVSDNEYNA; encoded by the exons atgGAAACCATCGGTGCGGACGATTATACAGCAGCAGAACTGCGCAATTGGTGTGAAAAGCTCAGCATGCAGAAAAGCGGTAACAAGGCCACGCTTGCGGCGCGATTGAACGGTGTGCCCCCAGAAGCCCGAGGAGTTTGCCCGGTGACTGGCGAATTAGAAGGCGAAATCGCTAACAATGATTTGGAGCACGAAATCGTCGGAGAGTCAGCACCAGAGGTCGACATGGAAAGCCCAAGGAGCATGATCGAGGACGCCGCCGCTGGAGTGGTGCCGCCAAGCAGCGAACACTGCACCAATGCTGAAAGCATGAATGTTCATGACGACGCCAGGCCCTCAACATCTACCAATCATCGCGATTCGGAGTTGGCACGCGAGGAACATTTTCCAGAAGTTTCTACGCAGTTCGACGCCATGCAGCGTCAACTAAGGCTGCTCCAATTGGAAAACGAAATGTTGAAATTGGAATCTGCTCGACGCCATAACGCTGCCAC ATCGGGTCATAACAAGGCTACCCCACTAATTCGAAGCAGTGTTGCCAAACCAAATCAACACAAGGATGCCACTCAAGATCAAGAAGTCGCTGGCGGAGATGCCAGATCGGAGGAAGcatttgtaaataaacaaacattgcTAGCAATGGCCAAGGAAATGATTCCGATATTCGACGGTGCTTCTAACAACAAACTCAATGTTAGCACATGGGTCGCCCAGCTCAACGCGGtctcaaaaatgtttaagctaAGCGACGATGTAATTCGCATGCTAGTGATGTCCAAATTAAAGGACCATGCTCAAATTTGGTTGCACTCTTCGGAACGTTTGCTGACTTTGCCGGTTCAAGAACTTCTATTTCAACTTGGTGAAGCTTTCCACGGTAAGGAGAGCAAAATAATATCTCGACGCAAGTTTCAAGAGCGCAAGTGGAAACCGTCGGAAGATTTCTCCACATACTTCAAAGAAAAAACGCTGTTGGCTACACAGATTCGAATAGACGATGAGGAGCTAATCGACAACATCATTGAAGGGATTCCCGACTCCCTTCTACGACAACAGGCACACATGCACTGTTTTAATTCGTCTGCGCAGATGTTGCACGCATTTGCCAAGGTCTCGTTACGTAAACCGCTACTTTCTCCGGCTGGACGTGTTAAGGTTTCGTTCGATAAGGAACCTGGTTCGGCGCCTCCAAAAAGGTGCTTCAATTGCAATGCTGTTGGGCATTTCGCCGCCGACTGCCGCAAGCCCAAGCGCGAGTATGGAGCCTGCTACGCATGTGGCAGTAAGGATCATCTGGTGTACAACTGCACTGAGAGGAAGTTCGTATCCGACAACGAATAT AATGCCTAA